A single region of the Gossypium arboreum isolate Shixiya-1 chromosome 12, ASM2569848v2, whole genome shotgun sequence genome encodes:
- the LOC108471995 gene encoding uncharacterized protein LOC108471995: MNDIGCTPEWKLKGAVSLLPDEAYQWWLSVEEGTQPDRVNWQYFKTTFQRKYVRTSYVDARRHEFMNLTKGDNTVAEYEAEFLRLSRYTDGMVASEYEKCVHFEDGLRDSLRVLIAHQREHEFVILVDKAKITEEVKRIENHNRDRERGKTKRNLERSNSTQRPKK, from the coding sequence ATGAATGATATTGGCTGCACCCCCGAGTGGAAATTGAAGGGTGCAGTATCTCTACTTCCCGATGAGGCGTACCAATGGTGGTTATCAgttgaggagggtactcagccAGATCGGGTTAATTGGCAATATTTTAAGACTACCTTCCAAAGGAAATATGTAAGgacgagttatgtggatgctcgcaGACACGAGTTCATGAACCTCACTAAGGGGGATAATactgtggccgagtatgaggctgaatttcttAGATTGAGCCGTTACACTGATGGGATGGTGGCATCTGAGTATGagaaatgtgttcattttgaaGATGGTCTAAGAGACAGTTTGAGAGTACTGATAGCTCATCAAAGGGAGCATGAGTTCGTCATTTTGGTGGATAAGGCAAAAATCACCGAAGAGGTTAAGCGCATTGAGAACCATAATAGAGACCGAGAGAGAGGTAAGACTAAGAGGAATTTAGAGCGCTCTAATTCTACTCAGAGGCCTAAGAAGTAG